A stretch of the Leptolyngbyaceae cyanobacterium genome encodes the following:
- a CDS encoding caspase family protein — MNNYWLMAIGINQYQYLQPLGYAQADAQALWNFLVGKAGFMPDRCLLLTDTSPFIDGEPTYPTRENIQLWLDWLSQEALKQGDHLWVFFSGYGLKSQGQDFLMPIDGNPENITATAIPMRSIYESLKRSKASTNLVLLDMNRTGITEASGAVGAQTVELARDLEIPTVLSCQPNQISHEASDLQHGLFTAALLEGLRTENANMSLATLKRYLSERLPELSEHHWRPRQEPVVVVHPPGKSHQVILPQQGILVASGYYENGERNHASTNEVGIGATAAGVGVAAQQNLSNTGDVPSFNNPFDGNLDDIEPRGESALNTPPVTPAPVTPTNGHAAASTNVPSHLDDEEDEDDEAEFWQNILLWGGGLALLVLLLMSLFGGRNRLFPIGQQANRNPATVAPAKDGTAKPAAKPKTPQQINQERLQQARVALRSNQVSQYGKAIAIASQIEKGQPLYDEAQESIERWSSVILDTARGRAQQGNYSGAVSAARLVPKDPQPIYAEAQKSIRQWEPIVKQQQANQAVLKTAKGMIRPEQASTYNKAIVALGKIPAGQPGHREAQKLISQWSQTILNLAVNRAAGGNLQAGIATASLVPSNTPAYPKAKQSIAKWKKLQAQANQ, encoded by the coding sequence ATGAATAACTACTGGCTAATGGCGATTGGCATTAACCAATATCAGTATCTCCAGCCTTTAGGATATGCTCAAGCCGATGCTCAAGCATTATGGAATTTCCTGGTGGGGAAAGCGGGTTTTATGCCCGATCGTTGTTTGCTGTTAACTGACACTTCGCCGTTCATTGACGGCGAGCCAACTTATCCTACCCGGGAAAATATTCAACTCTGGCTCGACTGGTTAAGCCAAGAAGCACTCAAACAGGGAGATCATCTGTGGGTATTCTTTAGCGGTTACGGATTGAAATCCCAAGGTCAAGATTTCTTGATGCCGATCGATGGCAATCCAGAAAATATTACCGCTACGGCGATTCCCATGCGGTCTATTTACGAAAGCCTCAAACGGTCAAAAGCCTCAACTAATCTAGTTTTACTAGATATGAACCGCACGGGTATAACAGAAGCTAGCGGTGCGGTGGGCGCTCAAACGGTGGAATTAGCCCGTGACTTGGAAATCCCCACCGTGCTATCCTGCCAACCGAATCAAATATCTCACGAAGCTTCCGACTTACAGCACGGCTTGTTTACAGCTGCTTTGTTGGAAGGGCTACGCACGGAAAATGCTAATATGAGCCTCGCCACTCTCAAGCGTTATCTGAGCGAACGTTTACCAGAGTTGAGCGAACATCATTGGCGTCCGCGACAAGAACCGGTGGTGGTGGTGCATCCTCCCGGAAAAAGCCATCAGGTTATTTTGCCTCAGCAAGGAATATTGGTGGCTAGCGGCTATTACGAAAATGGGGAAAGAAATCACGCCTCGACTAATGAAGTGGGTATAGGTGCTACTGCCGCTGGGGTGGGAGTGGCTGCCCAACAAAATTTGTCAAATACGGGCGATGTACCTAGTTTTAATAATCCGTTTGACGGAAATTTGGATGATATCGAACCGCGCGGTGAATCTGCTTTAAACACACCACCAGTAACGCCTGCACCAGTGACGCCAACTAACGGTCACGCAGCAGCTTCTACCAATGTTCCCTCTCATCTGGATGACGAAGAGGATGAGGATGACGAAGCAGAATTTTGGCAAAATATACTGCTTTGGGGTGGTGGTTTAGCGCTGTTGGTGCTGTTGCTAATGAGTTTGTTTGGCGGTCGCAACAGATTATTCCCGATCGGTCAGCAAGCTAATCGCAATCCGGCTACGGTAGCTCCTGCTAAAGATGGTACTGCTAAACCTGCTGCTAAACCGAAGACTCCCCAACAAATCAATCAGGAACGTTTACAGCAAGCGAGAGTAGCTTTGAGAAGCAATCAGGTTTCTCAGTATGGAAAGGCGATCGCGATCGCCAGTCAAATTGAAAAAGGCCAACCTCTTTACGACGAAGCACAAGAGTCGATCGAACGCTGGAGCAGCGTGATTTTAGATACGGCTCGCGGACGCGCCCAACAAGGTAACTATAGCGGTGCGGTATCGGCTGCTCGGTTAGTGCCGAAAGACCCGCAACCGATTTATGCAGAAGCTCAAAAATCGATCCGGCAATGGGAACCGATCGTTAAACAACAACAAGCTAATCAAGCCGTGTTGAAGACTGCTAAGGGAATGATTCGCCCCGAGCAAGCTTCTACTTACAATAAAGCGATCGTCGCCCTTGGCAAAATTCCCGCCGGTCAACCCGGACATCGCGAAGCTCAAAAATTGATTTCCCAATGGAGTCAAACCATTCTGAATTTGGCTGTCAATCGGGCGGCTGGTGGAAATCTCCAAGCTGGTATCGCTACGGCGTCTTTAGTACCTTCCAATACCCCGGCTTATCCGAAAGCCAAACAGTCAATTGCCAAATGGAAGAAGCTACAAGCGCAGGCTAATCAATAA
- a CDS encoding GAF domain-containing protein, which yields MNIKNEAREIIQSIDRQGLLNRMTNRIRQSLELSEILAATVHEIRDFLSTDRVMVYRFNADNSGEVIAESINEFRLPTLKGLNFPADDIPAYAREQFVKARQRSIVDVENQRIGLSCLDCPETGEPLAVDIRYRPVDPCHIEYLKAMGVKSSLVVPILNYDIGSQQSNPKLWGLLVSHNAQSRPISEEELQVVQQVADQVSIAIAQSNLLSFARHQAQREATINRIATLLHAQPTIQLQSALEETVAVFQGAGGRIYINKRDQNTGVETPFNSQVYTCGEQLNLALIKNERGDEIDELDMFQTCSLFADKNGGNYSHKSQYKLCAIADIYQHPNYQILAPAFAGNKIRGLIVIPLEYRRQLLGYLTILRHEINTETLWAGHFDPDGRQLYPRRSFEAWKQLKNGQAREWTAEEIELAQALGNHFAMAVQQFQLYQQVLHLNNDLEKQVENRTAELQKSLNSARLLKQVTDEIRSTLDSKTILQTIVREVRNLLDTDRVIIYQFTKQWYGNVVVESVKSNCVSILGFEGPENCFPQEIAELYIQGRVRPVDDIYNADLAPCHQKFLENIQVRANLVVPIRMGTVLWGLLIAHQCDRPRFWQTDELDLLQQLASQAAIAIQQAELYQKTRDAATQELAKAQQLAKALDELQQAQSKLIQTEKMSSLGQLVAGVAHEINNPVNFIYGNLSHASQYIEDLLQLIELYQKCYENPHPTIQEKAEEIDLDFLLDDLPKLLNSMKIGADRIRQLVLSLRNFSRLDQSERKPVDIHEGIESSLLILQHRLKPKTGYPAIQIIKNYSKLPLIECYAGQLNQVFMNLLSNAIDALEQRDHQRTISEIKNQPSQITIQTQLLADMQGDRPWIGIKIADNGTGIPKEIQHRIFDPFFTTKDIGKGTGLGLAISYQILVEKHGGNLKCLSHPGQGTEFLIEIPCKPIIKINSEAKIQEPEYSE from the coding sequence ATGAACATTAAAAATGAAGCGCGAGAAATAATACAATCGATCGATCGGCAAGGATTGCTAAATCGAATGACTAACCGCATTCGTCAATCTTTAGAATTGTCGGAAATTTTGGCAGCAACTGTTCATGAAATCCGAGATTTTTTAAGTACGGACCGCGTAATGGTTTACCGATTTAATGCCGATAATAGCGGAGAAGTAATTGCCGAATCTATTAATGAATTTCGCCTTCCTACTCTGAAAGGATTAAATTTTCCGGCTGATGATATACCAGCTTATGCTCGCGAACAGTTTGTAAAAGCTCGTCAGCGATCGATAGTAGATGTAGAAAACCAACGAATTGGCCTTAGTTGTCTGGATTGTCCGGAGACAGGCGAACCTCTGGCAGTTGACATTCGTTATCGGCCTGTAGACCCGTGCCATATAGAATATTTAAAGGCAATGGGGGTGAAATCTTCGTTAGTAGTCCCGATCTTGAATTACGATATCGGTTCTCAACAATCAAATCCTAAACTATGGGGATTGCTAGTATCTCATAATGCCCAAAGCCGCCCTATTTCCGAAGAAGAATTGCAAGTCGTACAACAAGTAGCCGATCAAGTTTCCATTGCGATCGCTCAATCTAACCTACTCAGTTTTGCCCGTCACCAAGCACAAAGGGAAGCCACCATTAACCGAATTGCTACTCTCCTCCACGCTCAACCAACCATTCAATTGCAATCAGCATTAGAAGAAACCGTTGCCGTATTTCAAGGAGCGGGTGGGAGAATTTATATTAATAAACGAGACCAAAATACAGGTGTGGAAACTCCTTTCAATTCACAAGTTTATACCTGTGGAGAACAACTTAACTTAGCTCTGATTAAAAATGAAAGAGGAGACGAAATAGACGAATTAGATATGTTTCAAACTTGCTCTTTATTCGCAGACAAAAATGGTGGGAATTACTCCCATAAAAGTCAATACAAACTGTGCGCGATCGCCGATATTTATCAACACCCCAACTACCAAATATTAGCGCCAGCTTTTGCAGGTAACAAAATTCGCGGTTTGATCGTTATCCCATTAGAGTACCGACGACAATTGCTCGGCTATCTGACTATTTTACGTCATGAAATTAATACGGAAACTTTATGGGCTGGACACTTCGACCCAGATGGCAGACAGCTGTATCCCCGCCGCTCTTTCGAGGCGTGGAAACAGTTAAAAAACGGTCAGGCTCGCGAGTGGACGGCAGAAGAAATCGAACTAGCACAAGCACTGGGCAATCATTTTGCAATGGCAGTACAACAATTTCAGTTGTACCAACAGGTATTGCATTTGAATAATGATTTGGAAAAGCAAGTCGAAAATCGCACCGCAGAATTACAGAAATCTCTCAATTCAGCGAGATTACTTAAACAAGTTACCGATGAAATTCGCAGTACTTTAGATTCTAAAACTATCCTGCAAACTATTGTCAGGGAAGTACGTAATCTGCTCGATACAGACCGCGTAATAATTTATCAATTTACTAAACAATGGTATGGTAACGTAGTAGTAGAGTCGGTCAAAAGTAACTGTGTCTCTATATTAGGATTTGAAGGGCCGGAAAACTGTTTTCCTCAAGAAATTGCCGAACTTTACATCCAAGGAAGAGTCCGCCCCGTAGATGATATTTACAATGCTGATTTAGCTCCCTGTCATCAAAAATTTTTAGAGAATATCCAGGTAAGAGCCAACCTAGTCGTACCGATTCGCATGGGTACGGTATTGTGGGGTTTGCTGATCGCTCACCAATGCGATCGACCTAGATTTTGGCAAACTGACGAACTAGACTTATTACAGCAATTAGCTTCTCAAGCGGCGATCGCAATTCAGCAAGCCGAACTTTACCAAAAAACTCGCGACGCTGCCACTCAAGAACTAGCAAAAGCACAACAATTAGCCAAAGCTTTAGATGAATTGCAACAAGCTCAATCAAAATTAATTCAAACAGAAAAAATGTCCAGTTTAGGGCAATTAGTGGCTGGCGTAGCCCACGAAATCAACAATCCAGTTAATTTTATTTATGGTAATCTCAGTCACGCCAGTCAATACATTGAAGACTTACTTCAACTAATCGAACTATACCAAAAATGTTATGAAAATCCCCATCCAACTATTCAAGAAAAAGCCGAAGAAATAGACTTAGACTTTTTGCTAGATGACTTGCCAAAACTGCTCAATTCGATGAAAATCGGAGCCGATCGCATTCGTCAATTAGTCTTATCATTGCGTAACTTCTCCCGTCTCGACCAGTCAGAAAGAAAACCAGTAGATATTCACGAAGGAATTGAAAGTAGTCTATTAATTTTGCAACACCGACTCAAACCGAAAACTGGTTATCCCGCTATTCAAATTATTAAAAATTACAGTAAGTTACCACTGATAGAATGCTATGCCGGTCAGTTAAATCAAGTCTTTATGAACTTGCTTTCTAACGCTATTGATGCTTTAGAACAACGAGATCATCAACGGACTATTTCGGAAATCAAAAACCAACCCAGCCAAATTACTATTCAAACTCAATTATTAGCGGATATGCAAGGCGATCGCCCTTGGATTGGAATTAAAATTGCCGACAATGGAACGGGTATACCCAAAGAAATTCAACATCGAATTTTCGATCCGTTTTTTACTACTAAAGATATCGGTAAAGGGACTGGTTTAGGGCTGGCTATTAGTTATCAAATATTAGTTGAAAAACATGGGGGAAACCTCAAATGCTTATCCCATCCCGGCCAAGGGACTGAATTTTTAATAGAAATTCCTTGCAAACCAATAATCAAAATTAATTCAGAAGCCAAAATTCAGGAGCCAGAATACTCAGAGTGA